A single genomic interval of Zunongwangia sp. HGR-M22 harbors:
- a CDS encoding DUF547 domain-containing protein codes for MRNLIMLKRITITAIFSIGLSGCALFSAAGFSSKGLPHNNVKGELISTSSNSSVNIDHSGWHNLLQKHVNEKGLVDYEGFKKDRKALDKYIKMLADNKPDNSWSIQEQLAYYINTYNANTVRLILDNYPVKSIKKIDGAWTKEFVSMGNKQISLGAIENSILRRMKEPRIHFAINCASISCPRLLNEAYTASAINEQLEYATRTFINSDKNIIKKESAQLSRIFDWYSGDFTVKGNTLGEYINQYSNVKMKNWNNISFKEYNWNLNKQ; via the coding sequence ATGAGAAATCTTATTATGCTTAAACGAATAACGATCACGGCCATTTTCTCTATTGGTTTAAGCGGCTGCGCTTTATTTTCAGCTGCTGGATTCTCCAGTAAGGGATTACCGCATAACAATGTAAAAGGTGAGCTAATTTCAACATCTTCTAATTCTTCAGTTAATATTGACCATTCTGGCTGGCATAATTTGCTACAGAAACATGTGAATGAAAAAGGATTAGTAGATTATGAGGGATTCAAAAAAGATCGAAAAGCATTAGATAAATATATTAAAATGCTTGCCGATAATAAACCAGATAACAGTTGGTCTATTCAGGAACAATTAGCGTATTACATCAATACTTATAACGCAAACACTGTTCGGTTAATTTTAGATAATTACCCGGTAAAAAGCATTAAGAAAATCGATGGTGCATGGACTAAAGAATTTGTTAGCATGGGCAATAAGCAAATTTCTTTGGGAGCTATAGAAAACAGTATTTTAAGACGAATGAAAGAACCAAGAATTCACTTCGCCATTAACTGTGCGTCTATTTCTTGCCCCAGACTTTTAAATGAAGCGTATACCGCAAGCGCAATCAACGAGCAATTAGAATACGCAACAAGAACTTTTATAAATTCAGATAAAAATATTATTAAAAAAGAATCTGCTCAACTTTCCAGAATCTTTGATTGGTATAGTGGTGACTTTACTGTAAAAGGTAATACTCTTGGGGAATATATTAACCAATACAGTAATGTGAAAATGAAAAATTGGAATAATATTTCCTTCAAAGAATATAACTGGAATCTGAATAAGCAGTAA